One Stigmatopora nigra isolate UIUO_SnigA chromosome 1, RoL_Snig_1.1, whole genome shotgun sequence DNA segment encodes these proteins:
- the ptpn11b gene encoding tyrosine-protein phosphatase non-receptor type 11b has translation MTSRRWFHPNVTGIEAEQLLLTRGVHGSFLARPSKSNPGDFTLSVRRNDEVTHIKIQNSGDYYDLYGGEKFATLAELVQYYTEQQDLLRERNGHVIELKYPLNCKDPTSERWYHGHLSGRDAEKLLTEKGKTGSFLVRESQSKPGDFVLSVLTHEDKHENVDRKTKVTHVMIRYQHDGKYDVGGGERFDTLADLVDHYKKNPMVEKSGIVVHLKQPFNATRINAANIENRVRELNKVADNSEKPKQGFWEEFEVLQQQECKLLYPRKEGMKPENKSKNRYKNILPFDTTRVEIRDTDSDVPGSDYINANYIRGSQEEGRQLDDDKFFIATQGCLQNTVADFWKMVHQENTHVIVMTTKEMERGRNKCVCYWPNLHTSVEFGRVLVRNVDERPAQDYILRKLEVTRLDRREPLRYIWHYQYLSWPDHGVPNEPGGVLWFLEEINRTQKTIPESGPIVVHCSAGIGRTGTIIVIDILIDIISRHGLDCDIDIPKTIQRVRQQRSGMVQTEAQYKFIYMAVQQYIDTAQKRLEEEQKSKIKEREYSNIKYPPMANSRSKLNLASSRSSSVMTNDDASSVYENINFKTPQTSFSSNTRR, from the exons GTGGTTCCACCCTAACGTCACCGGAATCGAAGCAGAGCAGCTCCTGTTGACCCGGGGTGTCCACGGCAGTTTCCTGGCCCGACCCAGCAAGAGCAATCCGGGGGATTTCACGCTTTCAGTCAG GCGTAACGATGAGGTGACCCACATCAAGATCCAGAACTCGGGAGACTACTATGACCTGTACGGGGGCGAGAAATTTGCCACGCTTGCCGAGCTGGTGCAGTACTACACTGAACAGCAGGACCTTCTCCGTGAGAGGAACGGCCATGTCATCGAGCTCAAATACCCACTCAACTGCAAAGACCCCACGTCTGAGAG GTGGTACCACGGCCACTTGTCTGGCCGAGACGCTGAAAAACTGCTCACAGAGAAAGGCAAGACTGGAAGCTTCCTGGTTCGAGAGAGCCAGAGCAAACCAGGCGACTTTGTCCTCTCAGTTCTTACGCACGAGGACAAGCACGAGAACGTCGACCGCAAGACCAAGGTCACCCATGTGATGATCCGCTACCAG CACGATGGGAAATACGACGTAGGTGGTGGTGAGAGGTTCGACACCCTGGCGGACCTTGTGGATCACTACAAAAAGAACCCTATGGTGGAGAAGAGTGGTATCGTAGTGCACCTCAAACAG CCTTTCAATGCGACAAGGATAAATGCTGCCAACATTGAGAATCGAGTCCGAGAGCTCAACAAAGTCGCTGACAATTCAGAGAAGCCTAAACAAGGATTCTGGGAAGAATTTGAG GTACTTCAACAGCAAGAGTGCAAACTGCTGTATCCCCGGAAGGAAGGCATGAAACCAGAAAACAAGAGTAAAAACAGATACAAGAATATCCTCCCCT TTGATACGACTCGGGTGGAAATTCGAGACACGGATTCGGATGTTCCCGGTTCAGACTACATAAACGCCAACTACATTAGA GGCTCACAGGAAGAGGGGCGCCAGTTGGATGATGACAAATTCTTCATTGCCACTCAAGGCTGCCTACAGAATACTGTTGCCGACTTCTGGAAGATGGTGCATCAGGAAAATACCCATGTTATTGTCATGACGACAAAGGAGATGGAGAGAGGACGG AACAAATGTGTGTGTTACTGGCCCAACCTTCACACCAGCGTAGAGTTTGGAAGAGTCCTGGTGAGAAACGTGGACGAGCGACCCGCACAGGACTACATCCTGAGGAAGTTGGAAGTGACCCGTCTGGACCGG AGGGAACCACTGAGATACATCTGGCACTACCAGTACCTGAGTTGGCCGGACCACGGAGTTCCCAACGAGCCCGGTGGGGTCCTCTGGTTTCTCGAAGAAATCAACCGGACCCAGAAGACCATTCCAGAATCAGGGCCCATTGTCGTCCACTGCAG TGCTGGGATTGGCAGAACTGGCACCATTATAGTCATTGACATCCTCATTGACATTATAAGCCGCCACg GCCTTGACTGTGATATTGACATCCCCAAAACAATCCAACGGGTACGCCAACAGAGGTCTGGCATGGTACAGACCGAGGCTCAGTACAAGTTTATCTACATGGCCGTGCAACAATACATAGACACTGCCCAGAAGAGACTAGAAGAAGAGCAG AAGAGCAAGATAAAGGAGAGAGAGTACTCGAATATTAAATATCCTCCAATGGCGAACTCAAGGTCCAAACTCAACCTGGCCTCATCACGCTCTTCATCTGT CATGACAAATGATGATGCGTCAAGTGTGTATGAGAACATCAACTTCAAAACCCCGCAGACCTCTTTCAGTAGTAACACCAGGAGGTAA